Sequence from the Taeniopygia guttata chromosome 18, bTaeGut7.mat, whole genome shotgun sequence genome:
ctgccatCTCTGAGTTTAAAGCCATTGCCCCTTGCCCTGTCACTCTCTGCCTGCACAAAAGCCGTCTCCCTCCTTTTTCTAAGCCCCCTTAGGGGGCTGGAGGGCCACAGCACGGAGAGCAAGAGGCTCATCCTCCAAAACTGAGCACATGCAGCCACCTGGATGAGGCAGGAGAGAGGATGGCACCCGAGGGCTGGGACACCTGCTCAGTGCTTTAGATTCAACCAGGGCACTTATGGAAAGAATATTTAGGGAAAAAGCCATTCTGTCTTGCAGAGATGCTCCTGAGTGCCCCCcgggccctgcagcccagcctcacCGGATCTGGGCAGCGTCCCGGCACAGCTCCACGTTGGGTCTCCTCGTGCGCTCATCCAGCCGGGTCTGAGCCACCTTCAGCTGAACCTCCTTGTCCCTTATGGTCTTCTGGATGACTTGGATCTTGGTCTCCAGCTGGAAGATTTCCTGCCGTGTCTGGGGTGAAACAAACACAGGAATCAATGAAAAGATATCTTTTCAAGTGATCACATCATTCCCTTCTCTCCTGCTTGTGCAGGAAAAACCCAAGCTCAATAAACAGCCCCTGGGCTCAGGCCACATCAAGGCACAGATCCAGATGAGTTTTCAGGGAAAATCTCTTTGCTCTTGCTGTCACATCAGAGGAGAGTTAGGAGCAGAGGAGGTTTAGGAGCGGTGATGGATCTATTGAATTACCAGCTTCCCAAAATTGCTGCTTGCAAGAATGGATCATCCATCAGCTAACACAGGGAAAGGTTTAATGGCTCCTTATTTAAGGAGGTGCCATCAGCCCCTGGTGCTGCAAATTCGCCGGTCTGAGCCCTTCCCAGGAGTCCCACAGTCTGACCCAGGTCCCATCACCGCTCTCCCCCCGCCATGCCTGGCACCGGGAACACGTCCACCCCTGGGGAGGGCGGGGCCGGTACCTTGGCCAGGTGTGTCTGGATCTTGCTCTTGGCGTTGGCGGTCTCGGTGATGCGGCTGGCGAAGGCGTCGTTGACCTTGCTGAACTGGCGCCACATCTCGTCGGCCGTGCCCATCAGGAGGCTCTCGGTGCTGGCCCGCAGCTTGGCCGAGGCCGCGCGCGCGCTCTGCGAGCGGAAGATGTTGTTGTCCGTGAACCTGGCCCACGTCTCCGGCACCGAGACCCTGCGGGGAGAGCACAGCCCTTGGCACAGCCGCTGCTGCCGAGCCCTCGTGGAACTGAAACGTCTGGGTGGAACTGAAACATCTGGGCCCCGCTGGCTCGATGATATTTACCAAATGAGGGCGTGTTCACCAAGACAACTTGTGAAAGTTCAGACAAACAAAAGATTCTCCCATAAAAAAGAGATTCCAGTCGGAGCTAAAATTTACACCTTGGAGGCATTGAGTGCCAAGGAATCCCCAGCCTCAGAGGACACACAGATCACAGTTCAGTCAATTCCTTTTGCTCACAGCCCTTCTCAGTCTCCCACTAAACCCAACGAGCTTTAGATCCCACTCCATTCCCTGTCTGTGCATTTGGGATGAAGTTCCTGCCTGTGCAGTAGTCCAGAACAAGGTCAACAAAAGACTTAAATACCACATAAGCTCCATGTAAAACCTGCTGATTCTCGGCACATTTTACCCCGCTCTGAATTTCAGCCTCAGTCCTTTACAATCCATTTGCCTGTCTGAATATGTCTAAGCTCTGCTGTGAATAATTATTTAAACTACTAGAAAAATTGTCTGAATCTGTGTCTCTCCATAAACTTCATGGGTTTCTGTGGGCAGATTTATTCTCTCATCCCTTTGCCACTTGGGCATCTCTCTGTGAGTGCTGGGTTAGGTCACTGTTCATTTACTGCCAAGCCAAAGCTGAATTCCTGGCACCCAAAAGCAGCGGAACCCCATCCCAGGACCACGCtcttttttcttgattttctgGGTCATTTCGGCTCCCTGCCAGGCCCTCTCCATAGAGGGGTGAGCCCCAGACATTCCATCAGTGAGGAGCACTCAGGCAAGCACTGAGACATCTTTGAAAATATGCATGGACTTAAcgagctgtgcagagctgctgggctgaaTTCGTTTgcaggctgagctctgagcCCAGATCTAATGTTTAATTAGGTCGGGCTGCTCTTGCCCGCTGGGTGTTCGGCATCCAGCCAAGAGCAGAGGGCTCTTCTCCCCCGGAGAGCCCAGAGGGACAGCACCCCTCGGAGGTGGGTGCCTCCAGGAGGGGTGGATGTGCCTCCAGGAGGGATGGATGTGCCTccaggagggatggggagggatggaTGTGCCTCCAGGAGGGATGGATGTGCCTCCAGGAGGGATGGATGCACCTCCAGGAGGGGTGGATGTGCCTCCAGGAGGGGTGGATGTGCCTCCAGGAGGGATGGATGTGCCTCCAGGAGGGATGGATGTGCCTCCAGGAGGGATGGATGTGCCTCCATGAGAGATGGATGTGCCTCCAGGAGGGATGGGCAATCCCAGCTCCCCGCTCTGCGCCTGCCAGGCCCGCAGCACTCACGTGGCATCGATCCTCTCCACGCCCTTGAAGAAGTGGATGCCTCTGGAGGAGTTCTTCAGCTGGTAGCACTTGTTGTCGATGTGGTGGCCCATCTGCTTGTCAGCCAggtccttctccagctcctgccgAGCCTCCTTGTTGCACCTGGAACgtgggagcagcagcctcagTCGGGATGGAGGGTGGGAGGTCTgtgcccccctcccccctctgtgcccccagagcatccctgcctgcctggcacAGAGCCGGAGGGTTTGAACCCGCAGGGATCTGCCGGGGGCACAGCTGCAAAcacaccccagccctgcagcaagGCCCCCAGCCCTCCTTACACGATCTGGGCATTCACCGTGTCCAGGCACTGCTGTAGCCTCTCCCGGCAGGACCTGATGATCTTGAtttcctgggcacaggcagAACAAACCCATCAGCGTGGGTGCACAGACatcctgggcactgctgccctggggccacgCAGCAGGAACTCCCCTTCCCCCCCAGCAaacagggcaggaggggaccCCAGCCCCAAGGCACCCACCCGtgcagcccagccagccagggccagggaggggacaggagggactgtggccatggccagggaggggacaggagggactgTGGCCATggccagggccagggaggggacaggaggggctgTGGCCATGGCCAGAGCCTCTGGAGTCACTTTCAGGGTGGGTTCCCAAGTTTTGTCCTCTTGACATCAatggccagggctgctctccattACAAGGAGACAGGGCTGCATCCTGACCCGACATGAACGGGCACAGTGCTGCCCTGGGCCAGCAGTGCCACACATCTCCATCCCCAATCCCAGGGCATTTTCCTCCCCACAAGAAATCCCATCCATATGGACAAGAGGACTTTGGTGTGAACATGGAGTCAGTTCTAGGCAGGGTTCAGCCCCCCTAAAACCCAAATGCCATTATGGAGATACCAGCTCTGATAATTTTTCTAAACCCTCATGACCTTTAAACtaatcttttaatttttcagggCCTCACTCACAACAAAAAATCTTCTAAGAGAGCAGTGGTTTCACAGGCCCACAGGCTGCAATTTCCTTCCCAGTTTTGTGAGGCTTTTGCAGTGATTATATTTCATTGTACCCTGCATTAGGATCCCATTTGCTGTGCcatatttgcttttaattcATGATTTAAAGCCGCTTAGATAAAGGCAGGCAGGAGTGCAGGTTTTTATGATTTCTATAAAATCCATTGCCTGAGCACACAGTGACAGTCCTGTTGCAGCACTCTGCCCTGAGcgaagcagagctggggaagtgTAATTAATATCTTTTATTAGCCCAACAAATACAGCTGGGGAAAGCAGACAAGCAGTCAGGCACACCCTGCCCTCTCCATCTGCGTGTGTGAGATACAGAATGTGCTCCAGAGACAGACAGGTCATACAGACAGGGAGAGATCTGTGCAGGCAGGGCTCGGAAAGGCAGGACCACCTCACAGGCTCCTGATGTGCCACACAAacccagctcctctccagctcttccctcctctgccagggaacaccagcccctgccccagcagctttGGGGGCTGAAGAATTCGGCACCTCAGCAGCGCTGGAGAGCCAGCGAGGGAACGCAGCTGCCAAACTTATCCAGGGGAGTTGAGGTAGAAACAGCTTTGCCACAGGACGCCTGCTGCCAACTCACCGTGACGAGCTGCTTCTCCACGTCGTCACTGACCAGGTCGATGCCCATCCTCTTCTCTCGGTTGAGCAAACACTTGTGAGCGACCTGGTGGGGACACGTGGTGACATCAGCGCTGGCTGCAGCGACAGGGCTCCCTGCAGGGACTGTGCCCATGCAGGGaatgcaggaaaagaaaacaggtgGGCACAGGATGGCAGCCTGGAAGAATCTGCCCGAGGCAGCTGGGTTAGCTGGCAACAGCAGCCGAGTGCAAGATCAGCATGGAAGCAAAGGGACGGAGCCCACGTGTCCCCAGGCCACCCCAGCACAGCGCAGGGACGTGTGTCAGGCTCAGTGTTGGCCTCCCAGAGCCTCGTGGTAAGACATGGGTTTTGTGTCCCACGCCAGGATTTTGGATAAGGATGTCTGGTTAAACAAACACTGCAGTGATGTGCTCAGCATGTGCTGGAGGAGGATGCAGCAGATGCAGGGGGTTTGTTTATCGCTGACTCAACTAATGGGCTCTTCTTGGGAACTTGCCAGCGTTACAGGGCTGAGATGGGCTTTATGGGAGGCTTGAGTGGCTGCAGATGTTTGGGCTGGGGGTTGCAGTGTCCCTACCTGGAAAGGGCCCTCGGTGTCGGCCAAGGCTCTCTCCAGTCGTTTCTGCATGTCCATCAGGGAGTTGTTCTCCCTGATCATGGCATCCAGCTCGATGCAGAGCTCGGACTTCCAGTAGTCTATGTCATTGATGCGCTCTCCCAGGTTCTTGGTGCTCTCCCCTTGGGTCCTCTTGGCCTGCTGGTACACGTCCTTGATGGTGCGGGTCAGGTCGGCGCGCAGGCGCTCCGCGTTGTGCCGCGCGGCCTCCGACTCCTTGTAGTTGGTCAAGTTGGACCTGTGCCAGTCATCCAGCGTGTGCCGGGTGAAGACACCGTTGGGTCTCTCGGAAATAAAAGGAACTATCTTGGTGGGGGGAAGCCCCGGGAAGTTTTCGGTGAGGGGAGACAAGGTGGGGTTGAGGGCGGCTGCTTTGTAGTAGGAGTTGGGCATCCAGGGCATGCTGAAGCTCTCGGGGTGATAGGGATTGCGGTTCTTGCAGCCGGCGGCCACGGTGCTGGTCGCTGGCAGGACCTTGGGAGGTGGTGGCCGAGGCTGGTTAAACTTGGCTTTCAAGGGATAGCCGTAGAGTTCCATCCTGGAATGCTGCTGGTGTGGGTCCTGCACAAAGGGGGCAGAGGAAAACCTCGCTCAGAAAGTTCCTGTCCTTGTGGTACCTCTTACAGCAACAGCCAACTTGTGATGGGACCAGCCCAGGGCACCCACAGAGCCCCTACGTCTCCTGAATGTAAATCCCCCTGACAGTATCCCACTTGGATAGGGAGGGATTTGAGACCAACTCTGCTGTTGGTATCTTGTGTCAGGTCTTGAAATGAGGAGAGGAACAAATCATGGCTGCCTAGGAAGATGACAGATCTTATACCTTTGTTTTCCCTATTCCTTAATTCcttatttcccattttccctgtcAATCTAATGACCTCCCCTGgcagggtgctgaggccctggcacaggtgcccagagcagctgtgggtgcccctggatccctggcagtgcccaaggccaggctgggcagggctggagctcctgggacagtgggaggtgtccctgccatggcaggggtggtcccttccagcctgacccatccCTCAGGCCATCAAGACTCATCCCTGGATCCAGCCCGGCCAAAGGCTTTGGGATGGGCAGTGGGACACTGACAGCCCCAAATTCAGCACTAAAGCTCTCACAGGTGTGACTGGCTCTGAGTCACCTTGGCAGAAGCGAGGAGGGGACGTCTGTGCTGTTCCCACAAAGCAGTCACTCCAGCCCTTtgtccctgctggggacaggccACTGCCATTCCCTGCCTCTGTGCCCCTCATTtgcccagggagcagcactgggagaacAAGGATGCTTTCCCTGGCTCCCAGCCTGCAAAGAAATCCTTCCCCTTTAGACACTGACAGACTAGTGTTTGAGGGAGAAAAAGCCTTGGGAATGGACTGGATGGCTTTTGCAGCATTTCCAGCTGAAAGGAACGCCCCGGCACGGCCCTTGGGGTAAGCCATGGTGGGATGGGAGTGCCAGCccccctgggcagggcacagcccggggAATTCGGGCTGGGGACGGTACCCGGTACCGGCTGTGTGTGGCTCCCTCGCTgaggcacagctccagctcccccTCGGCCGTGAGAGCGGGgtgagctcagggctgggggtgcccggGGGGGCTCTGCTCATCACTGGCTGTGTGGTGGAGCCGgcactgcccagctctgcccggCTGCGCTGTGCCCGTCGCTATGGACCGGGGTTCCGTGGCCGTGTCCTGGGGCTCTGTGACGCTGCTGGGCTCTGTGACCCGTCCTGCCCATTGACCCGCCCTGGAATGGCCACAGCAGTGGCTTCAGCCTGGGAACAGGCCCAGCAGGAACAGGAGGGATGCCAGGGGGAGCCCAGGCACCCCAGCCCATCCAAGGGGGTCTCTGtctccccagctcctgggaacgccatcagctctgctctggcagcttCCACGTCCCATCTTCTCCAGAGGGATATTTTCATTGGCTTCACTTCCCAGCTGTGTCCACGGCTCATtgagcacccaggggtgcttCTGCCCTCTCACGGCCTCAGTTTCTCCTGattctcccagctcctgcagctgcagactGGGACTGCA
This genomic interval carries:
- the TEKT3 gene encoding tektin-3, producing the protein MELYGYPLKAKFNQPRPPPPKVLPATSTVAAGCKNRNPYHPESFSMPWMPNSYYKAAALNPTLSPLTENFPGLPPTKIVPFISERPNGVFTRHTLDDWHRSNLTNYKESEAARHNAERLRADLTRTIKDVYQQAKRTQGESTKNLGERINDIDYWKSELCIELDAMIRENNSLMDMQKRLERALADTEGPFQVAHKCLLNREKRMGIDLVSDDVEKQLVTEIKIIRSCRERLQQCLDTVNAQIVCNKEARQELEKDLADKQMGHHIDNKCYQLKNSSRGIHFFKGVERIDATVSVPETWARFTDNNIFRSQSARAASAKLRASTESLLMGTADEMWRQFSKVNDAFASRITETANAKSKIQTHLAKTRQEIFQLETKIQVIQKTIRDKEVQLKVAQTRLDERTRRPNVELCRDAAQIRLVQEVNEINETLRNLHQCLRASEDVLQMLVRSKGVLEHDLVVKNNSLFIDQERCMGMRRSYPSTVQILGYVSAGLT